A single region of the bacterium genome encodes:
- a CDS encoding hemerythrin domain-containing protein, which translates to MSPSERTPPPSLDQIREQHLALEQTTNQLRDALENPAPEAKQRALFAEELARFEVSLNEHFALEEDGGYFADVLAVAPRLSARAAQLEQAHKDLCQQLARLRTRTKNPDSPWEDVAKALRRFFAELKSHGSAEDDMVHEAFMRDLGG; encoded by the coding sequence ATGAGCCCATCGGAACGCACACCGCCCCCATCGCTGGATCAGATCCGCGAGCAACACCTCGCACTGGAACAAACGACGAACCAGCTTCGCGATGCGCTGGAGAACCCCGCACCGGAGGCCAAACAACGCGCTCTGTTCGCAGAAGAACTGGCGCGTTTCGAAGTCAGCCTGAACGAGCATTTCGCCCTGGAGGAAGACGGCGGATATTTCGCCGACGTTCTCGCCGTGGCTCCGCGCTTGAGCGCCCGCGCAGCTCAACTGGAGCAAGCCCACAAGGACTTGTGCCAGCAACTCGCCCGACTCCGCACCCGGACGAAGAACCCGGACAGTCCTTGGGAAGACGTAGCCAAGGCCTTGCGCCGGTTTTTCGCGGAACTGAAATCCCACGGCTCTGCAGAAGACGACATGGTCCATG